The following are encoded together in the Vigna unguiculata cultivar IT97K-499-35 chromosome 2, ASM411807v1, whole genome shotgun sequence genome:
- the LOC114174725 gene encoding E3 ubiquitin-protein ligase complex slx8-rfp subunit slx8-like, which translates to MSSRSLRGNRQRKMLQLDLNLVPPLEENSVQNDADDDDDVVELSPTTFAQTRSNQRRRINRRRSIYDIDDETGELPKEIIIDGKVYRTVETGSSSTEEKEKEKEKEEEKEKEKEKEKKSPEPPKKPPQLDCPICMAAFEEPMSTRCGHIFCRGCINSAIAAQGKCPTCRKKVTKNQLIRVFLPSLS; encoded by the exons ATGAGTTCACGATCCTTGAGGGGAAATCGTCAGAGGAAAATGTTGCAGCTGGACCTGAACCTGGTACCACCATTAGAGGAGAACAGTGTCCAAAATGAtgctgatgatgatgatgatgtggtTGAACTGTCACCAACTACATTTGCTCAG ACTCGGAGCAATCAGAGGAGGAGGATTAACAGGAGGAGGAGCATTTATGATATAG ATGATGAAACTGGAGAATTGCCAAAAGAGATAATAATTGACGGAAAAGTTTATAGAACTGTGGAAACTGGTAGCAGTTCTACG gaagaaaaggaaaaggaaaaggaaaaggaagaggaaaaggaaaaggaaaaggaaaaggaaaagaagtCACCTGAACCTCCTAAGAAGCCGCCTCAACTTGACTGTCCAATATGCATGGCTGCATTTGAAGAACCGATGTCTACCAGGTGTGGTCATATCTTTTGTAGGGGTTGCATTAACAGTGCAATAGCTGCACAGGGTAAATGCCCTACCTGCAGAAAGAAGGTTACAAAGAACCAACTCATAAGGGTGTTTCTTCCATCTCTTAGTTAA